Part of the Haliotis asinina isolate JCU_RB_2024 chromosome 8, JCU_Hal_asi_v2, whole genome shotgun sequence genome is shown below.
CTGCACATCAGCCAGTCTAAACCATGAAGTGGCCTGCAAACTATTTCAGAGACAAACACAAAAAGATAGTTATGCCATCCTGTTCATATACAATGCCATACAATCATCCAAGCCTTATCTACCGGTGGCCTCCACAACCTGTCCTAACTCAATCCCACATGACAACACTCATCAGTTCTTTCTTAATGAACTTTCTCAATACCTTGTGCTTATGCTTGTGGTGTTTCTTGCTCTTCTTGTGATGGTTATCATCTGTATAGaaaaattacatttatttaACAATGTGTCTTGTCTCTAAAATTCTAGCTGTTATGAATCCATATTTCATATCAATGGCTTTCAACTGAGAAGAAACCTGATATTTTCACCTCAGTTTCAGAATGACCCAAAGAGTAGGTTATACTTTCATCTTTGTGCTAAGGTGATAAACACAAATGTACCTCTGGAGAAAAGGAACAAACCAGGATGGTGCAGACAAACCAATGACACACCCTTGAGGAAAAAGAGGATTCAAACTAAGATCAGTGGATCCTCCTGTCAGGCTGAGGGACATAGTTACTAAGAACACTGGATTTAAGGAAACATGTCTGAAGATGGACGAGTACCAGTGAAACACATATAACATCAATTGTTTAAGGATGAGGATGTTTATCCCATGTGTCACAGTGTTTGTTCAAGAGGTAATGTAGCTCACCTGATGATGCTGAATCTGAGGAGTCCCTGTGTCTTTTCTTCTTCCTGTACCTCTCCACATCTGAAATAACAATCAAACAATTAGCATAATTCAAATACGTTTAATAGGTTTAAATCAGTAAAGGAACTTAGTATAACAGCCGCCATCAATTTCAAACTGCATAAATATATCAGtgaaataaattcattaatCATTCAAGTATTAAAATAAACATCAAAACCTATGTCATGAAACATGCAGTATCATCAAACTTGCTACTAGAACTCTATGCATGATAGCAATGGTAAagtgaaagtggtccagaactgtcattgtatatactactaaagTTCAGCAGACCTTCAAGAGATGTATGTTGCAAGCCTACCTGACTCTGAAGAGGTGGAGTCAGTGTCGTCACTGCTGCTGTCACTAGACACGTGCCTGCGCTTGGTTGGCCTTGTATCTGGGTACAAAAGAAATTCTCCCTGTAAATACTTGATACCTGAGAGAtgcaaacatgaaaaaataaaactcATTGTTTGTGTGGTAAGTCAAAATTTGAAGAGATAAAAGTTGAAGGTAAGATGAACAAACATATGAAGGGCACTTTCGTCTCTTTACTGTTGTTACTTTTCTTCTCCTAACACATGCTCCAGACACTGGCCCCAATCACTGGGCACCTCACCTTACACATAAGATGCAATTTGAGCTCCCTGCACTGCACTTACCACTCTCCTTGTCTCTGCTTTTCCTTCTACTTGAATGTGATGAAGACTCCATATTCTTTGCCAAATGCAGCTTATGTTGTCATAATATACTGGACTATCTGAAGAACTGATGAAATTGTTTGTATTACCAATGTCTTCTGCATATATTTTTGAACAAATATCAGTTGTTGTGGGGTTTTTTCTTCATTAATAACATGATTATAAATATCAGTAAATATCCTGTTGTTAGTGTCTTAAGGCAGTTATGTAATGAGACATTTATACACACAGTGGAGCCTCAACCTAACAATCTAGTGGATCACAGACATACCTAACATTAGCTACATCATGGTTGTCAGCAATTATGTCTAGTCCTCACAACCCACAGGATATTTGGGCAATTATCTATTCTCACAGTATGGACTGAGATCTCATAATAGAGGAAATATGGTATGATGTTAATTTGCTTATGGTCTGTCATGGCTCAACCCCCTACAAGCAATGGAACAAATTGGTAAATTTCTTTCACTATAACGAAACATCTCACGGTGCATCTTGAAATGCTTCTGACAATAGCGGGCTACGCATGTCTCTCGGCTGTTTTGATTTTCACAAAGCGCTCGGTGTTTTTTTCAAAGGAACACATATTTTGACATTCATAAAAGTGTACTGATAGCCTCAACTGGtcactgcgtctgtaagatcctGAAATAGTGTTGCAACATTGTAAAAAGCTACTTCTAGATATTGTAACTACCAACATTTCGGTGTATAAATACCCTTGTATACCAGTGTGTTTGGTCCTACGCACCGTGTCATTACCAGATGCAGTGTCTCGTCAGGGGGACATAACCGACGTTCAGAGTTACTCGCCCCTTGTGAATGAGCTGCTGTGCTAGCAGTACCGTAATTCCTCTAGTAAATACCTAGTAACCTGTACACGCAATCCTATACGTTCTGTTCAAATGACAGAAGCCGCGTCACTGAAACAAGCTTGGGCGATTATATGATGAATTCCACGTGGTcgtttgatttgttttattgtttaggACTCTATCATTTTGCTAAACATCAACCGTCAAACATCAGTTAATCTAACCTTTTCATATATCAGTTCCGTCAACCTATTTTAAATGATCACGACCATCCCTAAATAACGTTCAAGTTACTCTTCAATTTTAAGTTTGAATAAATTTTACTATGTGTATGATGTACTGTATATAGAGTTGTACATCTAGGGAACTGCTAGCTgtgtgcgaaatagccactAGTCCACTACTCCGTGGCTAGTAAGAGATATCCTTAAAACCAATAAAGACAACGCCAGACATAAAGCTTTGGTGGTTTCAGTTACGTATACTGCATAGACTGGTGTCAGCTAATTCTTGTTTGGCCAAGATTAAGATGGCAGCTAGCAACAAATGCTCCTTTTATGGGGAGTGTGCTGAAACTCTTGTTCATTTATTTGGAGAATATTTGTCCAAATTTTCTGGAGGTCACTCTCAGACGTGTTTCCTGAGCGATGTTCTCATGTATATAAATCAACCTTTACTTCAGAGCTTGTTATTTTTGGTTACAAAGATAGCTTTGTCT
Proteins encoded:
- the LOC137293953 gene encoding protein FAM133-like isoform X1 is translated as MESSSHSSRRKSRDKESDTRPTKRRHVSSDSSSDDTDSTSSESDVERYRKKKRHRDSSDSASSDDNHHKKSKKHHKHKHKKKKKKHSKDKGPVQLSKYMKEKGARSAISGKKIKMKVKKTKHDKQRDKNRAQLLQFLNDAL
- the LOC137293953 gene encoding protein FAM133-like isoform X2, which produces MESSSHSSRRKSRDKESDTRPTKRRHVSSDSSSDDTDSTSSESDVERYRKKKRHRDSSDSASSDDNHHKKSKKHHKHKHKKKKKHSKDKGPVQLSKYMKEKGARSAISGKKIKMKVKKTKHDKQRDKNRAQLLQFLNDAL